A single region of the Streptomyces caelestis genome encodes:
- a CDS encoding TetR/AcrR family transcriptional regulator: protein MGHREDLLEGAKRCLLAKGFVRTTARDIVKESGTNLASIGYHYGSKDALLARAYVEMVEGMSDAFEGGGELRGEPGSLERFADVWANIISTMRDPGSLWRLSMEIVALGDQLPEVREHLAQAQRGGARGIITLFHGGNEEDVPEEKVDTLGSFYLTLMMGVMAQWTFDPKTAPEAGQLAAGLRQVIEAATRK from the coding sequence ATGGGACACCGTGAGGATCTGCTCGAAGGCGCCAAGCGCTGCCTGCTGGCGAAGGGGTTCGTGCGCACGACCGCGCGCGACATCGTCAAGGAGTCGGGGACCAACCTGGCCTCGATCGGCTACCACTACGGCTCGAAGGACGCGCTGCTGGCGCGGGCGTACGTCGAGATGGTGGAGGGGATGTCCGACGCCTTCGAGGGTGGCGGTGAGCTGCGCGGGGAGCCGGGGTCGCTGGAGCGGTTCGCCGACGTGTGGGCGAACATCATCTCCACGATGCGGGACCCCGGTTCGCTGTGGCGCCTCAGCATGGAGATCGTGGCTCTGGGGGACCAGCTGCCGGAGGTGCGGGAGCATCTCGCGCAGGCCCAGCGGGGCGGGGCGCGCGGCATCATCACGCTCTTCCACGGCGGGAACGAGGAGGACGTCCCCGAGGAGAAGGTCGACACCCTCGGCTCCTTCTACCTGACCCTGATGATGGGGGTCATGGCGCAGTGGACCTTCGATCCGAAGACCGCGCCCGAGGCCGGGCAGCTCGCCGCGGGGCTCCGCCAGGTGATCGAGGCCGCTACCCGGAAGTGA
- a CDS encoding ATP-binding cassette domain-containing protein — MSEPLLDVRDLVVRYGQVTAVDGVSFALAAGETLALNGPSGCGKSSTALAVLQLRRPTAGEVHFEGRELTSLTERELRPLRPRMQPVFQDPYGSLSPRHHIRDAIAEPLKVQGRWHPADGPARVAELLDRVGLDPAYGDRYPHELSGGQCQRAGIARALASDPRLLVLDEPVSSLDPSVRAGVLNLLADLQDDLGLGYLFICHDRAVVRHFADRVVEMREGRVGVTSG; from the coding sequence ATGAGCGAACCCCTGCTCGACGTCCGCGACCTGGTCGTCCGCTACGGCCAGGTCACCGCAGTCGACGGCGTCTCCTTCGCCCTGGCCGCCGGCGAGACCCTCGCCCTGAACGGCCCGTCCGGCTGCGGCAAGTCCTCCACGGCTCTCGCGGTGCTCCAGCTGCGCCGCCCGACGGCCGGTGAAGTCCATTTCGAGGGGCGGGAGTTGACGTCCCTCACCGAGCGCGAGCTGCGCCCGCTGCGGCCCCGTATGCAGCCCGTCTTCCAGGACCCGTACGGCTCGCTGAGCCCCCGCCACCACATCCGCGACGCCATCGCCGAACCTCTGAAGGTCCAGGGTCGCTGGCATCCCGCCGACGGCCCGGCCCGGGTCGCCGAACTCCTCGACCGGGTGGGCCTGGACCCCGCGTACGGCGACCGGTACCCGCACGAGCTCTCCGGCGGCCAGTGCCAGCGCGCCGGCATCGCCCGCGCCCTGGCGTCCGACCCCCGCCTGCTGGTGCTCGACGAGCCGGTGTCGTCGCTCGACCCGTCGGTACGCGCGGGCGTACTGAACCTGCTCGCCGACCTCCAGGACGACCTGGGCCTCGGCTACCTGTTCATCTGCCACGACCGGGCGGTCGTACGGCACTTCGCGGACCGGGTCGTCGAGATGCGCGAGGGACGCGTCGGCGTCACTTCCGGGTAG
- a CDS encoding ABC transporter ATP-binding protein, whose translation MESEPLLSVRELRIAFDGVEAVRGLSFDVRPREVLAIVGESGAGKSLTARALLGMLPRGATTSGTILPDLSAHRGRRISLVPQDALSALSPVHRVGDQLAAALRSVTGVSRKEARARAVAALDRVGIPDAARRARAYPHEYSGGMRQRAVIAMATINEPDVVIADEPTTALDEERRDQVLRLLAEQREAVGAALVLVTHDMDVVRGHADRVLVMYAGRLAELGAADEVLARPRAPYTAGLLASLPQNAPPGRRLPALRGTPPAPGALPSGCAFAPRCPLAADSCRTAEPEPRQIPGRLVACHRWEELPHPAAELFLKERQPA comes from the coding sequence TTGGAGTCTGAGCCACTGCTGTCGGTGCGCGAACTGCGGATCGCCTTCGACGGGGTCGAGGCCGTGCGCGGCCTGTCCTTCGACGTCCGCCCGCGCGAAGTGCTGGCCATCGTCGGCGAGTCGGGAGCCGGCAAGTCCCTCACGGCACGCGCTCTCCTCGGCATGCTGCCGCGCGGTGCGACCACGAGCGGCACGATCCTGCCCGACCTCTCCGCCCACCGGGGCCGCCGCATCTCCCTGGTGCCGCAGGACGCCCTGTCGGCCCTGTCCCCCGTGCACCGGGTGGGCGACCAACTCGCCGCCGCCCTACGGTCGGTGACCGGAGTCTCCCGCAAGGAGGCCCGGGCCCGGGCGGTCGCCGCCCTGGACCGGGTCGGCATCCCGGACGCGGCCCGCAGGGCGCGGGCGTATCCGCACGAGTACTCCGGCGGCATGCGGCAGCGCGCGGTGATCGCCATGGCCACCATCAACGAACCGGACGTCGTGATCGCCGACGAACCCACCACCGCCCTCGACGAGGAGCGCCGCGACCAGGTGCTGCGGCTGCTCGCCGAGCAGCGGGAGGCGGTCGGCGCCGCGCTCGTCCTGGTCACGCACGACATGGACGTCGTGCGGGGCCACGCGGACCGGGTGCTGGTCATGTACGCCGGACGCCTCGCCGAACTCGGCGCCGCCGACGAGGTCCTGGCCCGCCCCCGCGCCCCCTACACGGCCGGCCTGCTCGCTTCCCTCCCGCAGAACGCGCCCCCGGGCCGCCGTCTCCCCGCCCTGCGCGGCACCCCGCCCGCCCCGGGCGCGCTCCCGTCCGGCTGCGCCTTCGCCCCGCGCTGCCCGCTCGCGGCGGACTCCTGCCGCACGGCGGAACCGGAGCCCCGCCAGATACCCGGCCGCCTGGTCGCCTGCCACCGCTGGGAGGAACTCCCCCACCCGGCCGCCGAGTTGTTCCTGAAGGAGCGGCAGCCCGCATGA
- a CDS encoding ABC transporter permease subunit: protein MAGAAALTRLFCLIAVLAAVGLLPWLSGRDPALAVLRARSAEQDPTEEALDSVRRDLGLDAGPLSLLGGWASDLLRGDLGTSWVSGTEVLPSVVSGLQVSLALMGASLGVALLLACTLVAPVLVRGRASAGAWAAMLAAVPEFLLATVALLVFGVWLGWLPTSGWVGPENMVLPAVALGVPGGGLLGRLVADALPAVLDERWVELWRGAGVSRARIAGAALRRVLPPLVPQFGMVAVGLTGGAVAVETVFAVPGIGRTALGAAKSQDLPLLQGSVLALLALGLVTGALAALARRRLLGPALRDASLALPPARPVRARPAIPLTLFTVLAVAIGWGLLRDPYAVNTTVRLAAPSWSHPLGTDGLGRDVLARLGHGAASTVGTAAAVCLLSLLVALALGFLPRIAEGAADIANALPPVIVGILVAAAAGPGTGGAALAVALISWPALSAHAAALVQEVRASAFLTAQRAIGASPFWILTRHVLPSVAAPVARHALLRLPGIALALASLGFLGLGAQPPAPEWGLLLDESRAYVERAPWAALAPAVALALLAGLAVSGAALTQGRRIRRVTPAPVKKEAPVGV, encoded by the coding sequence TTGGCCGGCGCCGCCGCGCTGACCCGCCTGTTCTGCCTGATCGCCGTCCTGGCCGCCGTCGGCCTGCTGCCCTGGCTCTCCGGCAGGGACCCTGCCCTGGCCGTGCTGCGGGCCCGCTCAGCCGAGCAGGACCCGACCGAGGAGGCGCTGGACTCCGTACGGCGGGACCTCGGTCTGGACGCCGGGCCCCTGTCCCTGCTGGGCGGCTGGGCCTCGGACCTGCTGCGCGGCGACCTCGGCACCTCCTGGGTGTCGGGCACCGAGGTCCTGCCCTCCGTGGTCTCCGGGCTCCAGGTGTCGCTGGCCCTGATGGGCGCCTCGCTCGGCGTGGCGCTGCTGCTGGCGTGCACGCTGGTCGCGCCGGTGCTGGTGCGGGGCCGGGCCTCGGCCGGGGCATGGGCCGCGATGCTGGCCGCCGTACCCGAGTTCCTGCTGGCCACGGTCGCGCTGCTGGTGTTCGGGGTGTGGCTGGGATGGCTGCCGACATCGGGCTGGGTGGGGCCGGAGAACATGGTCCTGCCCGCCGTGGCCCTCGGCGTCCCCGGCGGCGGTCTGCTCGGCCGGCTGGTCGCGGACGCGCTGCCCGCCGTGCTCGACGAGCGGTGGGTGGAGCTGTGGCGGGGTGCCGGGGTGAGCCGGGCGCGGATCGCCGGGGCGGCGCTGCGGCGCGTCCTGCCGCCGCTTGTCCCGCAGTTCGGGATGGTCGCCGTGGGGCTCACCGGCGGCGCGGTCGCCGTGGAGACGGTCTTCGCCGTGCCGGGCATCGGCCGTACCGCGCTCGGCGCCGCCAAGTCACAGGACCTGCCGCTGCTCCAGGGCTCGGTGCTCGCGCTGCTCGCACTGGGCCTGGTCACGGGCGCGCTGGCGGCACTCGCCCGGCGGCGGCTGCTGGGCCCGGCCCTGCGTGACGCCTCGCTGGCACTGCCTCCGGCACGCCCGGTGCGCGCACGTCCCGCGATCCCGTTGACGCTGTTCACCGTCCTCGCCGTGGCGATCGGCTGGGGCCTGCTGCGCGACCCGTACGCCGTGAACACCACGGTCCGGCTGGCCGCGCCCTCCTGGTCGCACCCGCTGGGCACCGACGGCCTCGGCCGTGACGTGCTCGCCCGGCTCGGTCACGGCGCCGCCTCGACGGTCGGCACGGCGGCGGCCGTCTGCCTGCTGAGCCTGCTGGTCGCGCTCGCCCTGGGCTTCCTCCCCCGGATCGCGGAGGGCGCGGCGGACATCGCCAACGCCCTGCCCCCGGTGATCGTCGGCATCCTGGTCGCGGCGGCCGCCGGCCCGGGCACCGGCGGCGCGGCCCTCGCGGTCGCGCTGATCTCCTGGCCCGCCCTGTCCGCGCACGCGGCGGCGCTGGTGCAGGAGGTGCGGGCGTCGGCGTTCCTGACCGCCCAACGGGCCATCGGGGCAAGCCCGTTCTGGATCCTCACCCGGCACGTCCTGCCATCCGTGGCCGCCCCGGTCGCCCGCCACGCCCTGCTGCGCCTGCCGGGCATCGCCCTGGCCCTGGCCTCGCTGGGCTTCCTGGGTCTGGGCGCCCAGCCGCCCGCTCCCGAGTGGGGTCTGCTGCTCGACGAGTCCCGCGCCTATGTGGAACGCGCCCCGTGGGCGGCCCTCGCTCCGGCGGTGGCGCTGGCCCTGCTGGCGGGCCTCGCGGTCTCGGGGGCGGCGCTCACGCAGGGCCGGAGGATACGGCGCGTCACCCCGGCTCCGGTCAAGAAGGAGGCCCCCGTTGGAGTCTGA
- a CDS encoding ABC transporter substrate-binding protein: protein MRVPARLIPLAAVTAASALLTGCFSGGQSATDDSGAGGKRIRLAMMQPPRSGLSPLSDDAFKLSRWSTAETLVKLDADGDAEPALATEWAQSGRNWTFTLRDGVTFHDGTKLTAETVVNSLTKAAAASPKPRILDGVDLTAKADGDKVIVTTATEDPLVPQRLSSPQLSILAAKAYEGKTVSPVGAGTGPFELTKVNGTSSAALDRYDGYWGKKAKAPGIDVRFVPDGTARAAALRSGEADIVEAVPVSQAAVLDQDLITEVPMPRTNTLYLNTEKGAFKDAAVRAAAREAIDAESIVKGVYEGRADVAEGLLGPALPWAAELRKPVQRAKAGDPAGKTVTIGTFTDRAELPEVAAALQQQLQKAGFKVKLDVREYANIESDALAGRFDAFILSRATVLDSGDPAAYLYSDFASGGSFNIAQLADPAVDKALQKAGETPTGDARRKAVIAAEAAVLGTDAAVPMLHERVIQGDAAGVTDAAHDPRERELVTADTYVK from the coding sequence GTGCGCGTCCCCGCTCGACTCATTCCCCTTGCCGCCGTCACCGCGGCCTCCGCCCTGCTCACCGGCTGCTTCTCCGGTGGGCAGTCGGCCACGGACGACTCCGGGGCGGGGGGCAAGCGCATACGCCTCGCCATGATGCAACCACCGCGCTCGGGCCTGTCCCCGCTGTCGGACGACGCCTTCAAGCTGTCGCGCTGGTCGACCGCGGAGACCCTGGTGAAGCTGGACGCGGACGGTGACGCCGAGCCCGCGCTGGCCACCGAGTGGGCCCAGTCCGGCCGGAACTGGACCTTCACCCTGCGCGACGGCGTCACCTTCCACGACGGCACGAAGCTCACCGCCGAAACCGTCGTCAACTCCCTCACCAAGGCCGCCGCCGCCTCGCCCAAGCCCCGCATCCTCGACGGCGTGGACCTGACCGCGAAGGCCGACGGCGACAAGGTCATCGTCACCACCGCCACCGAGGACCCCCTGGTCCCGCAGCGGCTCAGCTCCCCGCAGCTGTCGATCCTGGCCGCCAAGGCCTACGAGGGGAAGACCGTCAGCCCCGTCGGCGCGGGCACCGGCCCCTTCGAGCTGACGAAGGTCAACGGCACCTCCTCCGCCGCCCTCGACCGCTACGACGGCTACTGGGGGAAGAAGGCCAAGGCCCCCGGCATCGACGTGCGGTTCGTGCCGGACGGCACCGCCCGCGCCGCGGCCCTGCGCAGCGGCGAGGCCGACATCGTCGAGGCGGTGCCGGTGTCGCAGGCCGCCGTCCTCGACCAGGACCTGATCACCGAGGTCCCGATGCCGCGCACCAACACCTTGTACCTCAACACCGAGAAGGGGGCCTTCAAGGACGCCGCGGTGCGGGCGGCGGCCCGCGAGGCGATCGACGCGGAGTCGATCGTGAAGGGCGTGTACGAGGGGCGCGCCGACGTCGCCGAGGGCCTGCTCGGTCCCGCCCTGCCCTGGGCGGCCGAGCTGCGCAAGCCGGTGCAGCGGGCCAAGGCCGGCGACCCGGCCGGCAAGACGGTCACCATCGGCACCTTCACCGACCGCGCCGAGCTGCCCGAGGTCGCCGCCGCGCTGCAGCAGCAGCTGCAGAAGGCCGGGTTCAAGGTGAAGCTCGACGTCCGCGAGTACGCCAACATCGAGTCCGACGCGCTGGCGGGCCGGTTCGACGCGTTCATCCTCTCCCGCGCCACCGTCCTCGACTCCGGCGACCCGGCCGCCTACCTCTACAGCGACTTCGCCTCCGGCGGCTCCTTCAACATCGCCCAGCTCGCGGACCCGGCCGTGGACAAGGCCCTGCAGAAGGCCGGTGAGACGCCGACCGGCGACGCCCGGCGCAAGGCGGTCATCGCCGCCGAGGCCGCCGTACTCGGCACCGACGCGGCCGTGCCCATGCTGCACGAGCGCGTGATCCAGGGCGACGCCGCCGGCGTGACCGACGCCGCCCACGACCCGCGCGAGCGGGAGCTGGTCACGGCGGACACCTACGTCAAGTGA
- a CDS encoding PucR family transcriptional regulator, which produces MTSEHRGDYEELVDEISELLGAPATLENRDFELIAFGAYDSEGDLDPSALDPVRTRSILTRRSTAAVRAWFEGFGITRATGPVRIPPTPEAGVYRGRICLPVRHRGVVHGYVWLLDDDPGPSERQLSAAMQVTARIGALLADEAQHGADLSRELLAVLTADRDWQRDMAIAELRTALGPRADGLHTVLCVAPWPTADPDDAPSVRTMPGATALCTLPWGASSQCVAVLIRLRSSDVLTPATTAAARLLERAGGGSGPGSAAVPTATGTASRGATGSVSGGAVGNTPGGATGSTPGTATGTTPSRATGNPSGAATGSTPGGTTGSTSRGAKGSASGGPAAGTPSPGAPGAPGAPGAIGAAGAAGAPGAAGPPPHGPAGGPRSATAGARAGQSGASSPGPTGTAASGPAGRPPRGAGSPAAGIATPRSGLAELGTAWREASAAARAASAEPRLGPVAQWASIGPFRLLTALPPEVARDPAVHALLFPVHQELARTAEVYLDCAGQAARAAAELGIHRQTLYYRLSRIEKLTGLDLDDGEDRLLLHMALKGARLAHGQDIGPSG; this is translated from the coding sequence ATGACGTCGGAACACAGGGGTGACTACGAGGAGCTGGTCGACGAGATCTCGGAGCTGCTCGGGGCGCCCGCGACGCTGGAGAACCGGGACTTCGAGCTGATCGCCTTCGGCGCGTACGACAGTGAGGGCGACCTCGATCCGTCGGCCCTGGACCCGGTGCGCACCCGCTCGATCCTCACGCGCCGCTCGACGGCGGCCGTCCGGGCGTGGTTCGAGGGCTTCGGCATCACGCGCGCGACCGGCCCGGTCCGTATCCCGCCGACACCGGAGGCCGGGGTGTACCGGGGCCGGATCTGCCTGCCCGTCCGCCACCGGGGCGTGGTCCACGGCTACGTCTGGCTGCTGGACGACGATCCCGGCCCGAGCGAACGCCAGCTGTCCGCCGCCATGCAGGTCACGGCCCGGATCGGCGCGCTGCTCGCGGACGAGGCCCAGCACGGTGCCGACCTCAGCCGCGAACTGCTTGCCGTCCTCACGGCCGACCGCGACTGGCAGCGCGACATGGCCATCGCGGAACTCCGCACCGCCCTCGGCCCCCGCGCCGACGGCCTCCACACGGTGCTCTGTGTCGCCCCCTGGCCCACGGCCGACCCCGACGACGCCCCGTCGGTCCGCACGATGCCAGGCGCGACAGCTCTGTGCACGCTGCCGTGGGGGGCTTCTTCCCAGTGTGTGGCCGTCCTGATCCGCCTGCGCTCCTCGGACGTACTGACTCCGGCGACGACGGCGGCAGCCCGCCTGCTGGAACGGGCGGGCGGAGGAAGCGGTCCGGGCTCCGCCGCCGTGCCGACCGCGACCGGCACGGCCTCGCGGGGGGCGACCGGCAGCGTTTCGGGCGGGGCAGTCGGCAACACCCCAGGCGGGGCGACCGGCAGCACCCCGGGCACAGCGACCGGCACCACCCCCAGCAGGGCGACCGGCAACCCTTCCGGCGCAGCGACCGGCAGCACCCCGGGCGGAACAACCGGCAGCACTTCGCGGGGAGCGAAGGGCAGCGCTTCGGGCGGGCCGGCTGCCGGCACTCCGTCGCCCGGAGCACCCGGAGCACCCGGAGCACCCGGAGCGATAGGAGCAGCCGGAGCAGCGGGAGCCCCCGGAGCGGCCGGCCCGCCCCCTCACGGACCGGCCGGCGGCCCCCGCAGCGCCACCGCCGGTGCCCGGGCCGGACAATCGGGGGCTTCTTCCCCCGGGCCGACCGGCACCGCCGCGTCCGGCCCGGCCGGCAGACCCCCGCGCGGAGCGGGCAGCCCCGCCGCCGGCATCGCGACGCCCCGCTCCGGCCTCGCCGAGCTCGGGACGGCCTGGCGGGAGGCCTCGGCAGCCGCACGGGCGGCGTCGGCCGAGCCCCGGCTGGGGCCCGTCGCCCAGTGGGCGTCGATCGGGCCGTTCCGGCTGCTCACCGCGCTGCCGCCGGAGGTGGCCCGCGACCCCGCGGTGCACGCCCTGCTCTTCCCCGTCCACCAGGAACTCGCCCGTACCGCCGAGGTGTACCTCGACTGCGCAGGCCAGGCCGCCCGGGCTGCCGCCGAACTGGGCATCCACCGCCAGACCCTGTACTACCGCCTGTCCCGGATCGAGAAGCTCACCGGTCTGGACCTGGACGACGGCGAGGACCGCCTGCTCCTGCACATGGCGTTGAAGGGGGCCCGGCTCGCACACGGTCAGGACATCGGGCCGTCCGGGTGA
- a CDS encoding proline dehydrogenase family protein, translating to MLGPVILAASRSDRMRRLISAAPVTKQVVDRFIAGEDVDDVVPVVRKLTGRGLELTMDVVGEDITNPAQAAAARDAYLELIDRLKPLELGTRAEMSVKLSMFGQALDGGHDMALANVRPVVEAAAEIGTTVTLDAEDHTTLDSMFAIHEELRKDFPQTGCVIQAYLFRTEADARRLAANGSRVRLVKGAYKEPASVAYQDKHEIDKAYVRVLRTLMDGEGYPMIGSHDPRLIAIAQELGRHAGRKPDEYEFQMLYGIRGEEQLRLTAEGYRVRVYTAYGTDWYGYFMRRLAEKPANLRFFVRSMITKG from the coding sequence GTGCTGGGTCCCGTGATTCTCGCCGCGTCGCGCAGCGACCGGATGCGACGCCTGATCTCGGCGGCCCCGGTGACCAAACAGGTCGTCGACCGGTTCATCGCGGGCGAGGACGTCGACGACGTCGTGCCGGTCGTCCGGAAGCTCACCGGGCGGGGCCTGGAGCTGACGATGGACGTCGTCGGCGAGGACATCACCAACCCCGCCCAGGCCGCCGCCGCACGGGACGCCTACCTGGAGCTGATCGACCGCCTGAAGCCGCTGGAGCTCGGCACCCGCGCCGAGATGTCGGTGAAGCTGTCGATGTTCGGGCAGGCGCTGGACGGCGGCCACGACATGGCCCTCGCCAACGTCCGCCCGGTCGTCGAGGCCGCCGCCGAGATCGGCACGACGGTCACCCTCGACGCCGAGGACCACACCACCCTCGACTCGATGTTCGCCATCCACGAGGAGCTGCGGAAGGACTTCCCGCAGACCGGCTGCGTCATCCAGGCGTACCTCTTCCGCACCGAGGCCGACGCCCGCCGCCTCGCCGCGAACGGCAGCCGCGTCCGCCTGGTCAAGGGGGCGTACAAGGAGCCCGCGTCCGTCGCGTACCAGGACAAGCACGAGATCGACAAGGCGTACGTCCGCGTCCTGAGGACGCTGATGGACGGTGAGGGGTACCCGATGATCGGGTCCCACGACCCGCGCCTGATCGCCATCGCCCAGGAGCTCGGACGGCACGCCGGGCGCAAGCCCGACGAGTACGAGTTCCAGATGCTGTACGGCATCCGCGGCGAGGAGCAGCTGCGGCTGACCGCCGAGGGGTACCGCGTACGGGTGTACACCGCCTACGGCACCGACTGGTACGGCTATTTCATGCGGCGCCTGGCCGAGAAGCCGGCGAACCTGCGCTTCTTCGTGCGCAGCATGATCACCAAGGGCTGA